The proteins below are encoded in one region of Halalkalicoccus jeotgali B3:
- a CDS encoding glycoside hydrolase family 68 protein codes for MTPEHSGRATPRWTREHASKIERTDETVVPIIYPPREDAAPEINGWDTWFLRERDGSIATVGGWRVIFSLTAPADLLPGKRHDVAEIRYFYSRDGETWFDGGPVFEGGTRGSRQWAGSALLDDDGRLYVFYTASGRAGEAEITYEQRLAVGSGGSVVADDDGVRIEGPFAHGVLLEPDGERYEREEQSRGMIYTFRDPWFFEDPRSGKTYLLFEANTPIPEGAGACGDPVWEEFNGSVGIAHSPTGDPTDWELCDPLLEGICVNQELERPHVVVRNGFYYLFVSSHDHTFAPGLEGPDGLYGFVADSLRGEYRPLNGSGLVLTNPANAPYQAYSWVAFSHREELLVSGFFNYYDLGGLTLDDVATLSPDEQRAKFGGTLAPTVRVALSGDRTRITGTLSHGRIPLESEELPDLPEERLAHREETRRGY; via the coding sequence ATGACTCCCGAGCACAGCGGGCGGGCAACGCCACGCTGGACGCGCGAACACGCCTCGAAGATCGAGCGCACCGACGAGACGGTCGTGCCGATCATCTACCCGCCCCGCGAAGACGCCGCCCCTGAGATCAACGGCTGGGATACCTGGTTCCTGCGGGAGCGCGACGGTTCGATCGCCACTGTCGGGGGCTGGCGCGTGATCTTCTCGTTGACCGCACCCGCGGACCTCCTGCCCGGAAAGCGCCACGACGTCGCCGAGATCCGCTATTTCTACTCGCGGGACGGCGAGACGTGGTTCGACGGCGGACCCGTCTTCGAGGGCGGGACTCGCGGCTCACGGCAGTGGGCCGGCTCGGCGCTGCTCGATGACGACGGGCGACTCTACGTCTTCTACACCGCCTCCGGTCGCGCCGGCGAGGCCGAGATCACCTATGAGCAGCGCCTCGCGGTCGGGTCCGGGGGGTCGGTCGTAGCCGACGACGACGGGGTTCGTATCGAGGGCCCCTTCGCACACGGGGTCCTGCTCGAACCGGACGGCGAGCGCTACGAGCGAGAGGAACAATCGAGGGGGATGATCTACACCTTTCGGGACCCGTGGTTCTTCGAGGATCCAAGGAGTGGTAAAACCTACCTGCTGTTCGAGGCCAACACGCCGATCCCGGAGGGCGCGGGCGCCTGTGGGGACCCCGTCTGGGAGGAGTTCAACGGCAGCGTCGGGATCGCACACTCGCCGACGGGCGATCCGACGGACTGGGAGCTCTGTGACCCGCTTCTCGAAGGTATCTGTGTGAACCAGGAACTCGAACGGCCGCACGTCGTGGTGCGAAACGGCTTCTACTACCTCTTCGTCTCCAGTCACGACCACACCTTCGCGCCCGGGCTGGAGGGGCCCGACGGTCTCTATGGGTTCGTCGCGGACTCGCTACGGGGAGAGTATCGCCCGCTCAACGGCTCGGGGCTGGTACTGACGAACCCCGCGAACGCGCCCTATCAGGCCTACTCGTGGGTCGCGTTCTCACACCGTGAGGAACTGCTGGTCAGCGGCTTTTTCAACTACTACGATCTGGGCGGGCTCACGCTCGACGACGTGGCGACCCTCTCGCCCGATGAGCAGCGCGCGAAGTTCGGCGGGACGCTCGCGCCGACAGTCCGAGTCGCGCTTTCGGGCGATCGGACCCGGATCACGGGCACGCTGTCGCACGGACGGATCCCGCTCGAATCGGAGGAGCTGCCCGACCTCCCCGAAGAGCGACTGGCACACCGCGAGGAAACTCGCCGGGGGTACTGA